The Bombus vancouverensis nearcticus chromosome 9, iyBomVanc1_principal, whole genome shotgun sequence genome includes a window with the following:
- the kto gene encoding mediator complex subunit kohtalo isoform X4 produces MMGILYEKRPLKRPKLGPPDVYPQEPKQKEDELTSTNVKLGFATMPQMSEEFGTARHCNVTAAKVGAYFNAILAKKEELSTMPDTARKRQQINPKDNFWPVTARTKNGIEAWFKDLSGCKPLIALAKKAPNFNKKEEIFMMLCEYQVPMLRAAWFIKLSSAYTVAVSEAKIKKRQLPDPTTEWTGTLIKFLKDQLSKLQEYYYINNNTTNSTSSNGIANNSCSGNNTGNNNNNNNNNNNVSNNVNNNNNGVSNNQPATPNSSNQVATGNTMNEEHKLALKQWHYCIQLAKYMFEEGLLDRQELLQWILELLDKIKSSPSENGILKLLLPLALQYLEEFVQSELLARRLAYLCCRKLAHMCSNVETNGNPQSPSINKSDVNSGKDTAIANQVQNPLTAAFNDYLSCPHHRDVVYSLSTIIQVITLECPTALVWNSVGEGKAPSVLNGSPLDYLPCPPTALPCPPVSATNPTIKQLKIAQKNIRARSQAAEGKWSCDKWQQSSAGITTTKVLAALDALDRHSFDRMDSTNSLDTLYAKIFTSPPKDNTNERDTKTEYNPQQDSAVVEILCEWAVSAERWGEHRAMAVAKLLEKRQSEVTGETNDNDDKDSICSNGNPPVLPIFQSLLMKFLDMDAPVLDNTTTQSKVQFTNLVHLFSELIRHDVFSHDAYMCTLISRGDLIQGPVASKPGTPSNREQIDEDSLFTGIDLKPTKLEVPDHGRTMDYDDSKIDDDLDKLLQHIKEDQQNSMDAPDSPKEDALAGHGTQEGLDSKIPSSHSRHLLYTTHFPLPQDETCSQHDCNQRHVLLYGVGRVRDDARHIVKKMTKEVCKLFGKKFSIDVAEGGKVKKHSRSEFNFEAITLKFQNLSYFDQHVVTWQCATQVIEMLNTFALAGSSYLPVQEHVAFLFDLMELALNIYGLIDVCIQILKELPEVETQLGIRNSQLVRSYTTSLSLYVVGVLRRYHCCLLLSPEQTTAVFDLLCKVVKHVSNPSDCSSAERCVLAHLYDLYSSCSLLKTKPHGVEAFSNAYPKIRTALYSTLQPTTSSHVYNSQFMVDVFTSPRRGGKIEPQWARQLNETPANRYSFVCNAIVAVCSETDNDKLNDIAITCAELTACCNALNAEWLGVLMALCCSSNSSAFYIDVLNQVDVQDLSIHNSLAVFTSILIARHCFSLEDFVVHIALPSLVKACNEGRGDADMEAEAGARLTCHLLLRLFKTVECPQPALYSVSTSPHPLPNGNSRGYSIKLSCDRHLLAAAHNNIRVGPVLAVLKAILVVADATAGKQPPKKPDVPINHSNKAGGPASVGVGVGVTTGGPSELSISHILGTSDILGGGDDLGLDLAISSSSSSAGMTTENVKGLSDFAQHVLRQICSQEWVLERCLQNPEELCHPDMLLDNMLTPRQAQRLLHMICYPETSTDAFIDQKTHITNILENLEQWSLRMSWLDLQLMYKQFPPGSSDLSQWLDTVAKAAIDVFQLNTMSSKPDKRSGSIWLVAPLVSKLPSAVQGRVLKVAGQVLESGNWSKTATGRERSRSKSPSLFNHQPFLSLVLTCLKGQDDQREGLLMSLHSQLSQFLNISKEEKNFVTEDPKTREVLQDALQLRFSLVGGVFDTIQRNTTATTDWAILLVQLVSYGVIDLNNNSGLFTTVIDMLATLIHSTLVSDSQSEKDENKKHYQNLMKKLKKELGDRNSPSIRYVRQLLPLPKLTMEVITCEPVGCLTDTKGNKIAGFDSIDKKQGLQVCDSQRVSAWEVLEGHKNPAPISWAWFRAVRLERKPLTYQNAHKLLRYHTHSQIRPPSHYLEPPPLPPEDLEPDKKESEPGKADTPMSIDSPGRVTGSVGSSGVGNAITNGKGKAMKTRKHRKNRGAATPTTPVSQQIQQPPNQLQQMSFGNQQIPVSQQPGMFTGQPPQHQQPWYTNQQTHAPAQPYGYGQQLPPTPVGPRYDRPGMNNQSKQALSHMLRLRLPSNQLISSQQQANAAPVAGPGAFQGMQRQQFIRQQLRAQHGAPNINPQQGMFASQQQQQQPQQQGIYTGMQQGMNQNYAGYGGQQMMPQQQQQQQQQQQAPQQAQQQQQLLQQQQQQQGLMNQQQNMMFSNQQQMMGPQRAQEYIPQQRMQPGATRPPYLQAPNVTMNTMGPMGGGVQSQPAPPYRQTSGKPGTVGVTGVGTTNVGLQQNQQFQQQQAINQQRMRQQMLAMQQQQQQAQQQQQAQQQQQQQGNAGGQQPTPQLVTHLQRHLSQPPQHYQHQPPPY; encoded by the exons ATGATGGGAATATTGTATGAGAAAAGGCCACTAAAACGGCCTAAATTAGGGCCGCCGGACGTCTATCCTCAAGAACCTAAACAGAAAGAAGATGAACTTACGTCCACAAATGTCAAACTGGGCTTTGCCACAATGCCCCAGATGTCAGAGGAATTTGGGACAGCAAGACATTGTAATGTCACTGCTGCCAAAGTTGGAGCATATTTCAATGCAATTTTGGCTAAGAAAGAAGAGCTCTCTACGATGCCAGACACTGCAAGGAAACGACAACAAATCAATCCAAAAGATAATTTTTGGCCAGTAACTGCTAGAACAAAAAATGGCATTGAGGCCTggttcaaagatttgtctggaTGTAAACCATTGATAGCTCTTGCTAAGAAAGCTCCTAACTTcaataagaaagaagaaatattcaTGATGCTTTGTGAGTATCAAGTACCAATGCTTAGAGCAGCTTGGTTCATTAAACTTAGCTCTGCTTATACAGTAGCAGTTTCAGAAGCCAAAATAAAAAAGAGGCAGTTGCCTGACCCAACTACAG AATGGACAGGAACACTTATTAAATTCTTGAAGGATCAGCTTTCAAAACTACaggaatattattatataaataataatacaacaaATAGTACTAGTAGTAATGGTATTGCAAATAATTCTTGTAGTGGAAACAATACtggaaataacaataataataacaacaataacaataatgtcagtaataatgttaataataataataatggagTATCTAATAATCAGCCAGCTACACCAAATTCAAGTAACCAAGTAGCAACTGGAAATACTATGAACGAGGAACATAAATTAGCATTAAAACAATGGCATTATTGCATACAATTGGCAAAGTATATGTTTGAAGAAGGTTTATTAGATAGACAAGAATTATTACAATGGATTTTAGAATTATTAGATAAAATTAAATCTTCCCCTTCAGAAAATGGTATTTTGAAACTTTTGTTGCCATTGGCATTGCAGTATTTAGAGGAATTCGTGCAATCTGAATTATTAGCCAGACGTCTGGCATATTTGTGTTGCCGCAAATTGGCACATATGTGTAGTAACGTAGAAACCAATGGCAATCCACAAAGTCCGTCCATAAATAAAAGTGATGTTAACAGTGGGAAAGACACTGCCATTGCTAATCAAGTTCAAAATCCATTAACTGCTGCCTTTAATGACTATTTGTCTTGTCCACATCACAGGGATGTGGTTTATAGTTTGTCAACAATAATACAG GTTATAACACTAGAATGCCCTACTGCATTAGTGTGGAATAGCGTTGGCGAAGGAAAAGCTCCATCTGTATTAAATGGTTCTCCTTTAGATTATTTACCATGTCCCCCTACAGCTTTACCATGTCCACCTGTGAGTGCAACTAATCCTACAATAAAACAACTGAAAATTGCTCAAAAAAATATTCGAGCAAGATCTCAAGCTGCTGAAGGAAAATGGTCATGTGATAAGTGGCAGCAAAGCAGTGCTGGAATAACAACAACTAAAGTACTGGCAGCCTTAGATGCTTTAGATCGGCATAGTTTTGATAGAATGGATTCTACTAATTCGTTAGATACTTTGTATGCTAAAATATTTACATCACCTCCAAAAGATAATACCAATGAACGAGATACAAAAACGGAATATAATCCGCAACAAGATTCTGCTGTAGTTGAAATTCTATGTGAATGGGCAGTGAGCGCTGAAAGGTGGGGAGAGCATAGAGCAATGGCAGTTGCAAAGCTGCTGGAAAAACGGCAAAGTGAAGTTACTGGAGAAACGAACGATAACGATGATAAAGACAGTATCTGTAGTAATGGAAATCCACCTGTGCTCCCAATTTTTCAATCATTACTTATGAAATTCTTGGACATGGATGCCCCGGTACTAGATAATACAACAACTCAGTCAAAAGTTCAGTTCACGAATTTGGTTCACTTATTTTCAGAATTAATTAGACATGATGTATTTTCACATGACGCATACATGTGTACACTCATCTCAAGAGGAGATCTCATACAAG gcCCTGTGGCTAGCAAACCTGGAACTCCGAGTAATCGAGAACAAATAGACGAAGACAGCTTGTTTACTGGGATAGATTTAAAACCAACAAAATTAGAAGTACCAGATCACGGACGAACGATGGATTATGATGATAGTAAAATTGACGATGATTTAGATAAATTATTACAACACATCAAAGAGGATCAACAAAATAGCATGGATGCACCTGACAGTCCTAAAGAAGATGCATTAGCTGGGCATGGAACTCAAGAAGGATTAGATTCAAAAATACCATCGAGTCACAGTAGACATTTATTATATACAACGCATTTCCCTTTACCAcaa GATGAGACATGCAGTCAACATGACTGTAATCAACGACATGTATTACTGTATGGAGTAGGTCGCGTTAGAGACGACGCTAGACATATTGTTAAAAAAATGACGAAAGAAGTATGTAAATTATTCGGAAAAAAATTTAGCATTGACGTTGCAGAAGGTGGTAAAGTAAAGAAACATTCCCGAAGTGAATTCAACTTTGAAGCGATTACGCTAAAGTTTCAGAATCTCAGCTATTTCGATCAACACGTAGTGACGTGGCAATGCGCGACACAAGTTATAGAAATGTTGAATACATTTGCATTGGCTGGTTCGTCTTATTTGCCAGTCCAAGAACATGTAGCATTTCTATTTGATTTAATGGAATTAGCGTTAAATATATATGGCCTGATAGATGTTTGCATTCAAATACTAAAGGAATTACCAGAAGTTGAAACACAATTGGGAATTAGAAACAGTCAGCTTGTTAGAAGCTATACTACAAGTTTAAGTTTATATGTTGTAGGAGTATTAAGAAGATATCATTGTTGTTTGTTAT TATCTCCGGAACAAACAACAGCGGTATTCGATTTACTTTGTAAAGTTGTAAAGCATGTATCCAATCCTAGTGACTGTAGTTCTGCTGAACGATGTGTATTAGCGCATCTTTACGATTTATACTCGTCTTGTTCATTGCTGAAAACGAAACCACATGGAGTTGAAGCATTTAGCAATGCTTATCCTAAAATCCGAACGGCTCTTTACAGCACGTTACAACCAACAACATCGAGTCATGTGTATAATTCACAATTTATGGTAGACGTTTTTACCAGTCCAAGACGCGGTGGAAAAATCGAACCACAATGGGCTAGACAGTTAAACGAGACACCGGCTAATCGTTACAGTTTTGTTTGCAACGCAATAGTTGCAGTTTGCAGTGAAACGgataatgataaattaaatgacATTGCGATAACATGCGCGGAATTAACAGCTTGTTGCAATGCACTTAACGCCGAATGGCTCGGAGTCCTTATGGCACTTTGTTGTTCTTCAAATAGCTCCGCTTTTTATATTGACGTGTTAAATCAGGTTGATGTACAAGACCTAAGTATACATAACTCTCTGGCTGTATTCACGTCAATTTTAATtg cAAGACACTGCTTCTCATTGGAGGATTTTGTCGTGCATATAGCATTACCATCCTTAGTTAAAGCTTGTAATGAAGGTCGTGGAGACGCAGATATGGAAGCTGAAGCTGGAGCACGTTTAACGTGCCATTTGCTTCTACGGCTTTTCAAGACTGTCGAATGTCCCCAACCAGCGCTTTATTCCGTAAGCACAAGTCCTCACCCTCTACCGAATGGAAATTCCAGGGGTTACAGTATAAAATTAAGTTGTGATAGACACTTGCTGGCAGCTGCTCACAATAACATCAGGGTCGGTCCGGTTTTAGCTGTACTGAAAGCTATCTTAGTTGTCGCCGATGCAACTGCTGGTAAACAACCTCCAAAGAAACCAGATGTGCCGATAAATCATTCAAATAAAGCAGGAGGACCAGCTAGTGTTGGTGTTGGTGTTGGGGTAACTACAGGTGGACCAAGTGAATTGTCTATCAGTCATATCCTAGGTACCAGTGATATTCTAGGAGGTGGCGATGACTTGGGACTTGATCTAGCAATATCTTCATCTAGCAGCAGCGCTGGAATGACTACGGAAAATGTGAAAGGATTGTCAGACTTTGCACAACATGTCCTCAGACAAATCTGCAGCCAAGAGTGGGTTTTAGAAAGATGTTTACAAAACCCAGAAGAACTTTGTCATCCGGATATGTTACTCGATAACATGCTGACACCGCGTCAAGCTCAACGGTTACTTCATATGATCTGCTATCCGGAGACTTCTACAGACGCATTTATCGACCAGAAGACTCACATAACAAACATTTTGGAAAATCTGGAGCAATGGAGTTTAAGAATGTCGTGGCTTGATCTGCAACTCATGTACAAACAATTTCCTCCAGGATCGAGCGATCTTTCACAGTGGTTGGACACCGTTGCCAAAGCTGCAATCGATGTATTTCAATTGAATACTATGTCAAGTAAGCCAGACAAACGGTCtggttcgatatggttagttGCACCGCTTGTTTCAAAATTACCAAGCGCAGTGCAAGGTCGAGTCTTAAAAGTAGCGGGCCAGGTATTAGAATCCGGTAATTGGTCAAAAACAGCGACAGGTCGTGAGAGAAGTAGATCGAAATCGCCATCTTTGTTTAATCATCAACCGTTTCTCTCGTTAGTACTCACTTGCCTCAAAGGTCAGGACGATCAAAGAGAGGGCCTTCTGATGTCTCTGCATTCGCAGTTATCGCAGTTCTTGAACATTAGCAAAGAGGAGAAAAATTTTGTTACCGAAGATCCTAAGACGAGAGAGGTGTTACAAGATGCATTGCAATTGAGATTTAGTCTCGTCGGTGGAGTCTTTGATACCATACAAAGAAATACGACTGCTACCACAGACTGGGCTATCTTATTGGTTCAGCTGGTTAGCTATGGTGTTatagatttaaataataattctgGATTGTTTACTACTGTCATAGATATGTTAGCAACCCTAATACATTCTACTCTAGTTTCCGATTCGCAGTCCGAGaaggatgaaaataaaaaacattatcaaaacttaatgaaaaagTTGAAAAAGGAACTCGGCGATAGAAATTCTCCCAGTATTCGATATGTCAGACAATTGTTACCACTGCCAAAATTAACGATGGAAGTAATTACGTGTGAGCCAGTTGGATGTTTGACAGAcacaaaaggaaataaaatagctggTTTTGATAGTATTGATAAAAAACAA GGTTTACAAGTATGTGATTCCCAAAGGGTATCTGCATGGGAAGTATTAGAAGGTCATAAAAATCCAGCACCAATTTCTTGGGCCTGGTTTAGAGCAGTTCGATTGGAACGTAAACCTCTTACGTACCAAAATGCTCATAAGCTTTTACGATATCATACACATAGTCAAATTAGACCTCCTAGCCATTACTTGGAGCCACCACCATTACCTCCGGAAGATTTAGAACCAGATAAAAAGGAATCAGAACCTGGCAAAGCTGATACACCAATGAGTATCGATTCTCCTGGAAGAGTAACAGGTAGTGTTGGCAGTAGTGGAGTTGGTAATGCTATTACCAATGGCAAAGGGAAAGCTATGAAGACACGAAAGCATAGAAAGAATAGAGGAGCTGCTACACCTACTACACCTGTTTCACAACAAATCCAG CAACCACCAAATCAACTACAACAAATGTCATTTGGAAATCAGCAAATACCCGTTAGTCAACAACCTGGAATGTTTACTGGTCAACCGCCGCAACATCAACAACCTTGGTACACCAATCAGCAAACTCACGCACCAGCTCAGCCATATGGATATGGACAACAATTACCACCAACTCCAGTTGGACCAAGATATGACAGACCAGGCATGAACAATCAATCAAAACAGGCGCTTTCTCACATGTTACGTTTACGGTTACCATCCAATCAATTAATAAGCTCTCAGCAACAAGCAAATGCCGCACCTGTCGCTGGGCCAGGAGCGTTCCAAGGAATGCAGAGACAACAATTCATCAGACAACAATTGAGAGCTCAACATGGAGCTCCAAATATCAATCCACAACAAGGAATGTTTGCTtcgcaacagcagcaacaacaaccgCAACAACAAGGAATTTACACTGGAATGCAACAGg gAATGAATCAAAATTATGCAGGATATGGGGGTCAACAAATGATgccacaacaacaacaacagcagcagcaacaacagcaagcGCCTCAACAAgcgcagcaacaacaacagttgttacagcagcagcagcagcaacaaggTTTAATGAATCAACAACAGAACATGATGTTTTCTAATCAACAGCAAATGATGGGACCTCAAAGGGCGCAAGAGTATATACCACAACAACGTATGCAACCTGGAGCTACGAGGCCACCGTACCTTCAG GCTCCAAATGTTACAATGAATACAATGGGTCCAATGGGAGGTGGAGTTCAAAGTCAACCAGCACCACCATATCGGCAAACCAGTGGAAAACCTGGTACGGTTGGTGTAACGGGAGTAGGCACTACTAACGTCGGCTTACAACAAAATCAACAATTCCAACAG CAACAGGCGATAAACCAACAACGTATGAGACAACAAATGCTTGCGatgcagcaacaacaacaacaggcacagcagcaacagcaagcacagcaacaacaacaacaacaaggtAATGCCGGTGGACAGCAGCCAACTCCACAATTAGTAACGCATTTACAACGGCACTTGAGTCAACCACCGCAACACTATCAGCATCAACCGCCGCCTTATTAG